A genomic window from Camelina sativa cultivar DH55 chromosome 2, Cs, whole genome shotgun sequence includes:
- the LOC104749244 gene encoding uncharacterized protein LOC104749244: MSSSPNESAATVSDTIVANAHTFININMSNVPKLTPSNYLMWSLQVHALLDGYGFVGHLDGSTAAPPTTTTVADVVTANPAFQIWSRQDCLIYSALLGAISLSQQPIVARAVTTHEVWTTLASTYANPSRGHILQLKTQLKHWTKGDKTIEVYLQGLVTRFDQLAILGKPEDLEDQIEMILDGLPEEYRPVIDQVEGRDTPSSITYLHERLINHESKLLAATSAYLSPHSTPPAHFHPNNRGSRPYLGRCQICGTQGHSARRCPQFQPLTTQSNSHSSPWQPRANLAASAPLNANQWILDSGATHHITSDLQNLALHQPYHGGDGVVNADGSSTAITHTGSLLLPSPSRILEIHKVLCVPNIKKNLVSVYRLCNANQVSVGFFPTHFQVKDLSTGSPSCKAKPIMSYMSGQ, encoded by the exons ATGAGCTCTTCCCCTAATGAGTCTGCTGCCACTGTCTCTGACACCATTGTTGCTAATGCTCACACCTTTATCAACATCAACATGAGTAATGTCCCTAAACTTACTCCCTCTAACTATCTCATGTGGAGTCTCCAAGTCCATGCGCTACTTGATGGCTATGGTTTTGTGGGACATCTTGATGGTTCTACCGCGGCTCcacccaccaccaccactgttGCTGATGTCGTTACGGCGAATCCGGCGTTTCAGATCTGGTCACGACAGGATTGCCTCATCTACAGTGCTCTGCTTGGAGCGATTTCGTTGTCTCAACAACCGATTGTCGCTCGTGCCGTGACCACTCATGAAGTCTGGACAACTTTGGCGTCCACCTATGCCAATCCCAGCCGTGGTCACATCCTTCAGTTGAAGACTCAACTCAAACACTGGACCAAAGGTGACAAAACAATTGAGGTTTACCTTCAAGGTCTTGTCACCAGGTTCGATCAACTTGCCATTCTAGGCAAACCAGAGGATCTTGAAGATCAAATTGAGATGATTCTTGATGGTCTTCCTGAGGAGTACAGGCCAGTCATTGATCAAGTAGAAGGACGCGACACACCTTCGTCAATCACATACCTGCATGAACGTCTCATTAACCATGAATCCAAGCTTCTGGCGGCCACTTCCGCATACTTGTCTCCG CACTCCACTCCGCCTGCTCATTTTCACCCGAACAACCGTGGTTCTCGTCCATATCTTGGTCGTTGTCAGATTTGCGGAACACAGGGACACAGTGCTCGTCGGTGCCCTCAGTTTCAACCACTAACGACACAGTCCAACTCACACTCCTCACCATGGCAACCTCGTGCCAACCTTGCTGCTAGCGCCCCGCTCAATGCAAATCAATGGATCCTTGATAGCGGTGCCACTCATCACATCACCTCTGATCTCCAAAACCTTGCTCTTCATCAGCCTTATCATGGTGGCGATGGTGTTGTGAATGCTGATGGCTCCAGCACTGCAATTACTCATACTGGTTCCCTCTTACTTCCATCCCCATCTCGTATTTTAGAAATACATAAAGTGTTATGTGTTCCTAATATCAAGAAGAATCTTGTTTCTGTGTACCGGTTGTGTAATGCTAATCAAGTCTCTGTTGGATTTTTCCCTACtcattttcaggtgaaggatctcagcaCGGGGTCCCCTTCCTGCAAGGCAAAACCAATAATGAGTTATATGAGTGGCCAATGA
- the LOC109126466 gene encoding uncharacterized protein LOC109126466, with product MKYNPDGTVNRYKARLVAKGYNQKAGLDYEETFSPVIKSTTIRIVLDVAVGCDWPIRQLDVNNAFLQGTLQEEVYMCQPPGFVDADRPDYVCKLRKAIYGLKQAPRAWYLELRNYLLTVGFVNSIADTSLFILRRGQSILYMLVYVDDILVTGNDVALLNMTLDALATRFSVKDHEELHYFLRVEAIRVPTGLHLNQRKYILDLLARTNMLEAKPVHTPMATSPKLTITSGIPLVDPSQYRSVVGSLQYLAFTHPDISFVVNRLSQLMHSPTDHHWQATKRLLRYLKGTTTHGIFLKRNNLLSLHAYSDADWTGDSVDYVSTNGYITYLGYSPVSWSSKKQNGVTRSSTEAEYRSVANTSSELRWIYCWNIKTRLQNGISMSLDDS from the exons ATGAAATATAATCCAGATGGTACAGTGAATCGTTACAAAGCACGTCTCGTTGCCAAAGGGTACAATCAAAAAGCTGGTCttgattatgaggagacattcAGTCCTGTAATCAAATCTACCACAATCCGTATTGTTCTTGATGTAGCTGTGGGTTGTGATTGGCCAATCCGACAACTCGACGTCAACAACGCTTTTCTTCAAGGTACTCTACAAGAGGAGGTGTATATGTGTCAGCCACCAGGTTTTGTAGATGCTGATAGACCTGACTATGTTTGCAAGTTACGGAAAGCAATCTATGGCCTCAAACAGGCTCCTCGTGCGTGGTATCTTGAACTACGCAACTATCTTCTCACTGTCGGGTTTGTCAATTCTATTGCTGATACTTCTTTGTTCATTCTGCGTCGTGGTCAATCAATTCTCTACATGCTAGTCTATGTAGATGATATTTTAGTCACAGGAAATGATGTCGCTCTTCTCAATATGACACTCGATGCGCTTGCAACAAGGTTCTCCGTTAAAGATCATGAAGAGTTACACTATTTTCTGAGGGTAGAAGCCATTCGTGTTCCAACTGGCCTCCATCTCAACCAACGAAAGTATATACTGGATCTCCTAGCTCGGACGAATATGCTTGAAGCTAAACCAGTGCACACGCCTATGGCCACATCACCTAAACTGACGATCACCTCCGGCATTCCTCTCGTTGATCCGTCTCAATATCGCAGTGTGGTTGGGAGTTTACAATACCTTGCGTTTACCCATCCTGATATATCGTTCGTTGTAAATCGTCTCTCGCAGCTTATGCACTCGCCTACTGACCATCACTGGCAAGCTACAAAACGCTTATTACGATATCTCAAAGGGACTACAACTCATGGTATTTTTCTCAAACGCAACAATCTTCTATCTTTACATGCATACTCGGATGCGGATTGGACAGGTGATTCAGTGGATTATGTTTCTACGAATGGTTATATCACGTATCTTGGTTATTCTCCTGTGTCTTGGTCATCTAAGAAGCAAAATGGTGTTACACGATCATCAACCGAGGCTGAGTATCGATCTGTTGCAAACACCTCGTCTGAGCTACGGTGGATAT attGCTGGAATATCAAAACAAGGCTGCAAAATGGGATTTCTATGTCTTTGGATGATTCATGA